The region GACCGGAATGGCCTTCGCCGCGTTCGCCGACGCCCCGGTGGAGGCGGCGGTGCTGGAGGTCGGCATGGGCGGTAGCTGGGACGCCACCAACGTCGCCGACGCCCGCATCGCGGTGATCTGTCCGGTCGCCATGGACCACGCCGAGTTCCTCGGCAACGACCTCGGCGGGATCGCCACGGAGAAGGCCGGGATCATCAAGCCCGGCTCGGTGGTGGTGATGGCCGCCCAGCAGGCCGAGGCGCAGAAACCGATCATGGACCGGATCGCCGAGGTCGACGCCACGGTGGCCCGCGAGGGCCACGAGTTCGGCGTGCTGTCGCGCACCGTCGCCGTCGGCGGCCAGATGCTGCGGCTGCAGGGGCTCGGCGGGGTCTACGACGAGATCTTCCTGCCGCTGCACGGCGAGCACCAGGCCCGCAACGCCGCGCTCGCGCTGGCCGCGGTCGAGGCGTTCTTCGGCGCGGGCGCCCAGCACCAGCTCGACGTCGAAGCGGTCCGCGACGCCTTCGCCGGGGTCATCACCCCCGGCCGCCTCGAGCGCGTGCGTGCGGCGCCGTCGGTGCTGGTGGACGCCGCGCACAACCCGCACGGTGCCCGCGCCCTGGCCGAGGCGCTGAGCTCGGAGTTCTCGTTCCGCCGCCTGGTGGCGGTGGTCGGCGTCCTCGGCGACAAGGACGTGCGCGGCGTGCTCGCCGAGCTGGAGCCGGTGGTCGAGGAAGTGGTGCTGACCAGGAACTCCTCGCCGCGTGCGATGGACCCCGACGAGCTGGCGAGCATCGCCAAGGACATCTTCGGACCCGATCGCATCGTCGTGGAGCCCCGGCTCGACGACGCCGTGGAGACCGCCATCCAGATGGCCGAGGAGACCACCGACCCGAGCGAGTCGGTCTCCGGCGGCGGCGTGGTGATCACCGGTTCCGTGGTGACGGCGGGCGAAGCACGAGCGCTGTTCGGTAAGGAGCCGGCGTGACCGACGAACCGAGCACCCCGCGCGGCCGGGACGACAACCCCGCCGACAACCCGGCCGCCGACGACGCCTCGGGCGACCGGGCCGGCGAGACCTCGCTGCCGGAGGACCAGTACGGCCTGCCGGTGCCGCCGGAAGGCGTGCGCGACCCGTGGAAGGGCCTGCGCGGCATCATGGCCGCCACCCTCATCCTGGAGTTCATCGTCTTCGCGCTCGCGCTGCCGGTGGTGTGGCAGTTCGCCGGGGGCGTGTCCAGCGCCGGCTTCGCGTTCGTGGCGGTGCTGTCGGTCCTGCTGCTGGTCGCCGGCTTCGTGCAGCGGCGCAAGTGGGGGTTCGGCTTCGCGCTGGCGTTGCAGGTCGCGCTGGTGGCGTGCTTCTTCGTGCATCCGGCGATCGGGCTGATGGCGCTGGTGTTCGTGGTCGTCTGGGCCTACATCGTCCACCTCCGTCGCGACGTGGCGAAGCGGATGCGCCAAGGTCAGCTCTACGACCAGCTCGGCCACCCACCCGGCTACCCGCCGGAGCGCGCCTGAGCCCGGGAACGCTCCGCGACGGCCTCGACCAGTGCGGTGACCGCCGGATGCCACGGCCGGCCGGGCGGCCCGGTGAGCACCAGCTCGCGCGTCACGCGCTGGCGCAGCGGCACCAGCACGAGCCTCGGGTCGAGCATCGCCGCCGCCAGGCCCGGCACGACCGTGACGCCCATGCCCGCGGCGACCATGGCCAGCAGCGTGCCCATCTCCCGGATGCGGTGCGCGGGGTTCAGCTGCGCCCTGCCCAGCCGGTAGACCTCGCGCAGGTGCCGCTCGCAACCACCGCAGGACAGCAGGAACGGGTCGTCGTCGAGGTCGGTGACGTCGATGACGTCCTGGCCCGCGAGCGGGTGGTCGTGCGGTAGCAGCGCCTGGAAGACGTCGGAGCCGATGCGCACCCCCTCGCCGCCCGGCGGGTCGACCAGCACCGCCACGTCCACCGCGGCTCCGGCCAGCCAGTCCGCCACCTCGTCGTCCTCACCCTCGAGGACGTGGACCGCGAGCTGCGGGTAGTCGTGCCGCCATCCGGTCAGCAGCTCCGGCAGCAAGCCCTGGCAGACGGTCGGCGGCGCGGCCAGCCGCAGCGTCCCGGTGGGCAGGCCGTCGCGCCGGGCGGCCAGCTCGGTGATCGAGTCGGTCGCCGACACGGCGGTGCGGGCGTGGCCGAGGATGCGCTCGCCGAACGCGGTCGGCCGTGGCCTGCCCTGCCGCACCAGCACGCGGCACCCGACCGCTCGCTCCAGCGCGGCCACCGCGTGCGAGACCGCCGACTGGCTGATGCGCAGGGCGTCCGATGCCGCACCGAAACCGCCCTCGTCGATCACGGCGAGGAAGGCGCGCAGTTGCGCGAGGTTCACGTTGTTCATGAGCAACCCTCATTGGTCGCGCGATGAAACTTGTTTGACTCATCATGCCGCGTTCGTCGAACGTGATGGCCGAAAGCCGCCGGAAAAGTTCGGCGGCGACGAGGTTGGTGGTGGACGTGGAAGAACCGGGCGCGCGCTGGGTACCGGGCTTCGTCCTGCTGTCGGCGATCTGGGGATCGAGCTTCGTGCTGATCAAGGTCGCGGTCGACGCGGGCGTCGAGCCGGTGTGGGTGGCGCTGTGGCGGTGCCTGTTCGGTGCGCTCGCGCTGTGGGCGGTGTGGCTCGCCTCGGGTGCGGCCCGTCCGTCGATCCCGCGCGACCCGCGCACGTGGGGGCACGCCGCCGTGGTCGCCGCCCTGCACAACGCGGCGCCGTTCACCCTGTTCGCCTACGGCGAGACCCACATCAGCTCGGTGCTGGCCGGGGTCTGGAACGCCACGACCCCGCTGGCGACGCTGCTGTTCGTGCTGTTCCTGCTGCCGTCGGAGCACCCGACGCCGCGGAGGCTGGCAGGTCTGCTCGCCGGCTTCGCCGGGGTGCTGGTCGTGCTCGGCGTGTGGCGCGGCGTCGAGGGCGGGGTGCTGGCCGGCAGCCTCGCCTGCCTGGCCGCGACGACCTGCTACGGCGCCGGCTTCACCTACACCAGGCGGTTCTTCTCCGGGCGCTCGGATTCGGCGAGCGCCCTGATCATCCTCCAGCTCACCTTCGCCACGCTGGAGTTGCTGCTGGTCGCCCCGCTGCTCGGCGGCGGCGCACCCGGCTGGCCCGGCCTGCTGCCCGCGGCGTGCCTGGTGCTGCTGGGAGCGGTCGGCACCGGGATGGCCTTCCTGCTCAACATGCGGGTGATCAGGGCCGCGGGCTCGACGATCGCCTCGACCGTCACCTACGTGACGCCGCTGTGGTCGACGGTCCTCGGCGCGCTGCTGCTCTCCGAGCCGCTCGGCTGGAACACGGTGGCAGGCGGCGCGCTGGTCATCGCCGGGGTGCTGTTCGCGCGGTCGGGCACCCGGCGCGGCGAGGTCGCGGCCGTCCGGTGACTATCCGATGTCGACGACCGCGCGGCCGACGGTCTCGCCGCGCCGGAGCGCGTCGTAGGCGTCCTGCACCTGGTCGAACGAGTAGCGGCGGCTGATGGCGTCCTGCGGGCGGAGCAGCCCGCGGGCCACCAGGTCCAGCAGCACCGGCATGTCCCGGCGCGGCTTGGCGCCGTAGGAGCCCTTGATCTGCAGCTTGCGCCGGGCGATCGTGGCCAGGTCGAACTCGCCGGAAGTACCCCTCGGCGCGATGCCGACGACCACGATCTGCCCGCCCTCGACCACCGAGTCCCGCGCCGCCTCGAACGTCGGCACGCTGCCGAGCGCCTCGAAGGCGACGTCGACGCCACGCCCGCCGGTGATCTCGCGGATCGCCGCGGGCGCGTCGACCTCGGCGGAGTTCACGGTGTGGGTGGCGCCCAGGGCGCGGGCGTTGGCGAGCTTGTCCTCGCTGATGTCCACGGCGACGACCACCGACGCGCCGAACGACCCCGCGAGCTGGATCAACGCAGAGCCGACGCCCCCGGCGGCGACCACGGCGACGGTGTCGCCGACACGCACGTCGGCGGCGTGGCGCAGCGCGCCGTAGGCGGTCATCGTCGAGCAGCCGACGGAGGCGACGTCGGCGAGCTCCACGCCGTCGGGCACCCGGTACGCCGCGGTCGCCGGCGTCACCGAGCGCTCGGCGAGCCCGCCCATCGAGTACATCCACACCGGCTCGCCACCGGGCCGGAACAGCCGGGTCTCACCGTCGTAGAGCTGGCCCTTCCCCCGGTTGTAGGCGAAGAACTTCTCGCAGATCTCCTCGTTGCCGCGCGCGCACTGCCCGCACTGGCCGCACGGCATGATGAAGCTGGTGACGACCCGGTCGCCGACGGAGAAGCCGGTGACCTCCGGGCCGATCTCCGACACCACACCGGCGACCTCGTGCCCGAGCACCGCGGGCACCGGGAACGGCAGCTCGCCCTTGAGGACGTGCAGGTCCGTGTGGCAGGCGCCGCAGGAGGTCACGTCGATGGCGATCTCACCGGCCCGAGGGTGCGGATCGGCCAGCTCCTCGATCCGCATCGGCTCGTTCGCTGCGGTGTGCACGGCTGCGCGCATCCGGAACTCCCTTTCAGCCTGGGTCCACCGGCTCCTGCCGGGCGGCGGAGAGATGCCCTGTGGCCGGGATTATTGAACTGTTCGAGGGATCTTTCAACCACGTCGGGACGGCATCTGCGGGGCCTGTTCCGGCCCCGCTACCGCGGCACGGAGCGCGGTTGCTTCCGGGCCGGGTTTCCCTGCCCCGGCCGGGAAGTCCACAGAGGAAGGCCGGGTTGATCACCACATGGTGTGATCAGCGGTGTTTCTTGCTTGCCCTTGGTCCAAAGCGCACCGGTAGGTTCCACATGCCGCGCGGGAACTCCCGGAAATCCAGTGGAGATCCGGCTTCCGCGGCTAGCGCCCAGAACTACGAAGGGAACGGTTCATGCGTAATGCGACGCGGCTGACCGCGGCTGCTGCTCTGATGTTGCCGCTGCTGTTCGGGGCGGGCGATGCCGCGCTGGCCGCCGGTGGGAAGAAGGTCCCGAAGGCCTCCGGCCTGATCCAGGACCAGAACCAGGCCACGGCCAACAGCACCGTGCAGAACAACATCAATGTCTCCCCGGTGAACCAGGTCAGCATAGGCTCCAAGGGCGAGCAGTCGGCCATGACGTGGACGAACCAGAACAACATCAACGAGTCCGAGCAGTCCGACTACCAGGAGCAGGACGAGGACTGAGCCTTCTTCGCGAGGACGGCACCACCGGCCCGGCAGCCCCGCCTGCCGGGCCGGTTCGCGTCCTTCTGTTGCACCAACGGGTGACCCGTCGTGGTTCCTGGCGTGTTGCCGTGCCAACGCGGAGCCGCGGTGGAAGGTTTGCGCAGTCGATCTCGGCGCTCGGGCCCGGAATCCCCGGCCCCGGCAGCCGGCGACGCAGTCAGGAACATTCAAGATCGGAGTCTGAGGTGCGTAGTTCTGCACGCGCGCTCTTCGCAGGCGCAGTCACGGCCGGGTTGCTCGTCGCGGGTTCGTCCACCGCGTTCGCCGCCAAGGACGACAAGAAGAAGTCCGACGACGACACGACCCAGACCGCGGCCGCCGAGGGCGGCGACGGCGGGTACGCCGGAGACGGCGGCATCGCCATCAACTTCTGCCCGGCGATCGGTGTGCTCGCCAAGGCCGAGGCCAACTGCTCCGGCGGCAACGGCGGCAACGCAAACGGCGGTGACGCGGAAGCGTACGCGGAGGACGACAGCAGGGAGACCCACTCGTCCGACGACGACTGAGGCCGACCTGCGTCCGCCGGGCTGCTCGGCGGATCAACCCAAGCATGCCGGTCCAGTCGGACCGGCATGCTCCATATGCGGGGTCTGCGCCTCGCGAACGACTTTTGGATTGGAGTACCAGTGAAGACCTCTGTCCGCATCCTCGGCGCCACCGCGGTCGCCGCGGGCCTGCTGGCGATCGGCAACTCCGCCCAGGCGGCGAGCTCCGAGACCCCGGATGACGCCGGACCCTTCACGTCGGGGCCGATCAAGTTCGACAACTGCCGGCCGGGTAACCCGGCGCTGGGCGCGATCTCGCTCGAGTGCACGATCTCCGGAGGCCAGAACGGGGCCAGCTCCGACGGGGAGTCGGAAATCTCGAACTACGACGGGAACGACGAGGAGGAGTGAGATCCGGACTGTGCCGGTCCCGAGACGGGATCGGCACAGCCGCCGGCGGACTCGCCGGCGTCCACAGTAGGACGCAGAGGCCAAGAGTCTTGTGCGGCAACGTGATCCTCGGACTGCCCGCGGCAGAGCCGCGCTCCGAGATCGCCCGATGTAGGTATGTTCCCGGCTTCGCCGAGAGCCGGTGAGAAGACGGGTCTACCGTCGAAGTGCGGGAAGGTCGCGCGATCCACCTGACGCGGTCTTCCCGCCACCACTCGCCCCGAAGAACGCGTCGTGCCGGCCTCCCGGACGGGAGGCCGGCACGTTTTTCCGCGCGTGGAGGTGGCATTCCCCCTGGGGACTGCTCAGTCCTTGCTCTTGCGGTACTCCCTGTCCCTGCTGTCGTCCTCCGTGGACGCTTCCGCGTCGCCGCCGTTGGCGCTGCCGCCGTTGGCGGCGTTGCACTTGGCGTTCGCCGGTGCGAGCAGCGCGATGGACGGGCAGACGTTGAGTCCCAGTCCGCCGTCGCCGGCCTTGCCGCCCTCGCCGCCCTCGGCGGCCGCGGTCTGGGTCGTGTCGTCGTCGGAAGTCTTGTCGTCCTTGGCCGCCAGTGCGGTCGACGAACCGGCTGCGAACAGCCCGGTCGCGACGACGCCGGCGAAGAGAACGCGAACCGAAGTGCGCACTCCATGCTCCGATCTTGGCTGGTTTCAGATGAGTGACCGGTGCCGCGTCGCCCGGGAAGCGGGTCGGCCGTGCCGATCACTGCGTGGACCTTTTCATCGGAGGCGCCGTCTTGGCACTGACCGACATGCGGAAGAGATCACGGGACCACCCGAAGGTGGGACCTCCGCATCGCCGGCGAGCGTGGAGACGCGTCGCGGTCAAGGGCGAAGTGCACCGCGGGCCGCGCAGAAGAAGGGTGTGTGCCGACCGGTCCCGCATTGGTCGGCACACACCCGAGGAGGGAGCGAGCTGGCGTCAGAGCCTGACGTCAGCCTTGGTGTCAGTTGTCGCTGTCGTCCTCGTTCTCGGCTTCGGCGTTGCCGCCGGTGCCGTTGCCACCGTTGCCGGCGCTGCACGAACCGGTGCCCTCGCCGAGGACGCCGACGCCGATGCCGCACAGCACGTTGACACCGATGCCGCCGTTGCCGCCTTCACCCTTGCCGCCGGTGGCGGTAGCGGTCTGCTTGGTGTCGTCATCGGAGCCGCCGGCGAAGGCGGGGGCGCCCATGCCGAGCATGGCGACGGCCGCGGTGGTAACGGCGAGCAGACGAATGGACTTACGCATTCCTTCATCTCCTATCATCGTGGTATTCAGCGCCAAGCGGCGTGACTCCCGACCCATGAGAGTTGGGAGGGCTTCCGGCTGGCAATTCAACAGTCGCATTGTTCGCGGCGGTTTGCGATGTCCTGCACCACCAAAGAGAATCAACGGTCACACTGCCGGGGTCGTGATTACGGGCTGTTGTCGCGGGTTGTGCGAAACAAATTTCTCCGGTCAACTGATCAGATGGCCGTCGGTGAAGTCCGGAAAACGATTGATCACGGTTTGTGGGACCTGTGCCGTGAGGCAACTGGGGTAAAGATCAAGAAAATGCTTGCGGTCGTTCAACGATTTGGGCTCATTGGTGTCATAAAGGTGCACTTGTCTCCGGGGTCCGCGAATTTGATCATGTGGTGGCAGCGGTATTGAAATAAGAAAAAGGGGCCCACCGAGAAGTTCGGTGGGCCCCTTCCGGTGGAAGTCGGGCGTTTGGAGAGCCGGGGTCCGCTCAGAAGTCGAATACGGCTCCCGTCTGCTGCTTCAGCACGCACCGGTTCGCGACGGACGTCTCGTGGGCGATCTGCGTACCGCGCCAGGTTCCCTTGGCGGACGCGCGGATGTTCCGGTTGTCCTTGGTGCAACCGGACCGTTCGCGCTCGGGGCGGACCGCGTGGAGGTCCTCGAAGTTCCCGTCGACCGCCAGCAGGTCGGCGCAGGCCGCGGCGGCCTTCGGGTGGTCGCCCCCGGCCGGCTCGCAGTCGAGGGTCACGCTGCGCGGCTTCTGGTGTTCGGTCACGGTCAGCGTGATGGTGCTCCGCGCGTCGCTGGCGTCGGCTGCTGCCGATGCGATCCCGGGGGCCAGTGCCGCTGCCGCGAGCGCGATGCACGCGACTGCGCGGCTGAGGGGCCTTTGAGCGGTCATTGCCTGTCTTCCTTCCGTCCCACGCGGAAATAGATCCTCTGCTACCAGTACCGCAGTCGGATCGATCTCTCCGGGTGAGCGGAAAACGATCACCTGCCGGGGTACCTCGGAACGGTAGTAACTACTGTCCGCTACGCGACGGTCTGGAATTGTCCGAATCCGTGTGGGGGGTGCACTCGGAAGCGATCAACCCGGTCAGGGGCTTTGTCGGGGGTTTTAGCGACGCTCCGTCGACATGAGTCGCCCGGTAGGCGGATGATCTCCGGGAGTCACCGGGTCCAATCCGGGAATTGTTGATCTCTCCAGGCGGGGATCCGGCGGGATTCCTTGATCGCGGGGTTCGCAACCCGGCCTCGATTCGCGAACTTCGGCACGGACCGTGATCGCATCTCCTCCCGAGGGGATTTCGGCTTGCTCGTTCGTGCGACCGAAGAGCAGTTGGAGGCGCCCGGTTCGCTGCGCTCCGCGATGTCGTGACTCGTCCGATGGTCATCAGGATCGGAGAAATTATGTGATCCACTGGATTTTCATCATCACATGAGGTGATCGACAATGGTTCGGGTTGCGGGGCGCCAGGCCTGCGGCGATATCTTCTAGTTGATCCGCAAATCGCGGGTCTTTAAATGGAATCCCGAAGGGAAAACCGAGGTGTTGGCCCGCCGTGGGCAGCCTTCGCCACGGGATTCCTTGCGGGCGTCCTCTGCAATATTCAGAGATGTGAAGGGGATACTAGTTATGCGGACTGCCACGCGCCTCGTCGCTGCCACTGCTCTGGCACTGCCGGTGCTGTTCGGAGCTTCCGGCATGGCGCTCGCCGACGGCGACCACGGTCACAAGCACGGCAAGAAGGGCGACGACACGGTCCAGGTGCAGGACCAGGACCAGGACAACAAGACCGACCAGAAGAACGAGACCGGCCAGGACATCAACCAGGCCCAGTGGGTCGTGGGTGGCAAGGGTGGCGACCAGAACGCCCAGAACTGGTCCGCGTCGGAGAACAAGAACGGCACCGAGCAGGACCAGGACGCGTCGCAGGAAGACGAGGACTGATCCGGTAGTTCCGCACCTCCGGCACTCGCAGTGGAGCCATGACGCCCGGCCCGGCGCGACGACGCGCCGGGCCGGCGTTGTGCCGTGCGCGGGAAATGGACGCGAAGCCTCCATCCGTCTGCGCCGGGGAATGGTGGATTCGTTGGAGCGGAGCGCTCGAAGTGGACGTACGCCGCCCGCGAGCGCACGCCCGCTCCCGAACGGGAGGCCCCCGCAGACCTGCGCGGCACATCCGCCCCGGGAATTCAGCTGTTCGTCAACTTCCGGTGGCGGACCGGCCGCCGCACCCGATTAGAACGACCGCATGCACCCCGAATACGCCTCCCGCCACCTCAACCGGCGCGCGCTGCTGCGCGCCTCCGCGACGGGCGCCGGAGCCCTCGCCGCCGGCCTGCTCCTGCCGGGCGCGGCGGGTGCCGCGCCCGCTTTCGTCCGCCCCGACCGGCCGCTGCTGACCCACGGCGTGCAGCTCGGCGACCCGCGCCCGGACGGCGCCGTGGTCTGGACCCGCGCCGACCGCCCGTCGCGGATGTTCGTCGAGATCAGCCAGGACCCCGGGTTCGCCGACGCGCGGCGCGTCCCGGGCCCGCTGCTCACCCCGGAGACCGACGGCACCGGCGAGGTCCTGCTGCGGGGCCTCCCGTCCGGCCGGGA is a window of Saccharopolyspora erythraea NRRL 2338 DNA encoding:
- a CDS encoding SSI family serine proteinase inhibitor, encoding MIVFRSPGEIDPTAVLVAEDLFPRGTEGRQAMTAQRPLSRAVACIALAAAALAPGIASAAADASDARSTITLTVTEHQKPRSVTLDCEPAGGDHPKAAAACADLLAVDGNFEDLHAVRPERERSGCTKDNRNIRASAKGTWRGTQIAHETSVANRCVLKQQTGAVFDF
- a CDS encoding DMT family transporter, translated to MDVEEPGARWVPGFVLLSAIWGSSFVLIKVAVDAGVEPVWVALWRCLFGALALWAVWLASGAARPSIPRDPRTWGHAAVVAALHNAAPFTLFAYGETHISSVLAGVWNATTPLATLLFVLFLLPSEHPTPRRLAGLLAGFAGVLVVLGVWRGVEGGVLAGSLACLAATTCYGAGFTYTRRFFSGRSDSASALIILQLTFATLELLLVAPLLGGGAPGWPGLLPAACLVLLGAVGTGMAFLLNMRVIRAAGSTIASTVTYVTPLWSTVLGALLLSEPLGWNTVAGGALVIAGVLFARSGTRRGEVAAVR
- the folC gene encoding bifunctional tetrahydrofolate synthase/dihydrofolate synthase, producing the protein MSDTDPGALQELRVVEAELNERWPETKIEPSLDRIRALTDLLAEPQHSYPVVHVAGTNGKSSTSRMIDALLGRIGLRVGRYTSPHLQLATERISIDGGPISPAAYVEAYRDVAPYVSIVDSRSDVPMSKFEVLTGMAFAAFADAPVEAAVLEVGMGGSWDATNVADARIAVICPVAMDHAEFLGNDLGGIATEKAGIIKPGSVVVMAAQQAEAQKPIMDRIAEVDATVAREGHEFGVLSRTVAVGGQMLRLQGLGGVYDEIFLPLHGEHQARNAALALAAVEAFFGAGAQHQLDVEAVRDAFAGVITPGRLERVRAAPSVLVDAAHNPHGARALAEALSSEFSFRRLVAVVGVLGDKDVRGVLAELEPVVEEVVLTRNSSPRAMDPDELASIAKDIFGPDRIVVEPRLDDAVETAIQMAEETTDPSESVSGGGVVITGSVVTAGEARALFGKEPA
- a CDS encoding DUF4233 domain-containing protein, which encodes MTDEPSTPRGRDDNPADNPAADDASGDRAGETSLPEDQYGLPVPPEGVRDPWKGLRGIMAATLILEFIVFALALPVVWQFAGGVSSAGFAFVAVLSVLLLVAGFVQRRKWGFGFALALQVALVACFFVHPAIGLMALVFVVVWAYIVHLRRDVAKRMRQGQLYDQLGHPPGYPPERA
- a CDS encoding zinc-binding dehydrogenase; translated protein: MRAAVHTAANEPMRIEELADPHPRAGEIAIDVTSCGACHTDLHVLKGELPFPVPAVLGHEVAGVVSEIGPEVTGFSVGDRVVTSFIMPCGQCGQCARGNEEICEKFFAYNRGKGQLYDGETRLFRPGGEPVWMYSMGGLAERSVTPATAAYRVPDGVELADVASVGCSTMTAYGALRHAADVRVGDTVAVVAAGGVGSALIQLAGSFGASVVVAVDISEDKLANARALGATHTVNSAEVDAPAAIREITGGRGVDVAFEALGSVPTFEAARDSVVEGGQIVVVGIAPRGTSGEFDLATIARRKLQIKGSYGAKPRRDMPVLLDLVARGLLRPQDAISRRYSFDQVQDAYDALRRGETVGRAVVDIG
- a CDS encoding LysR family transcriptional regulator, with protein sequence MNNVNLAQLRAFLAVIDEGGFGAASDALRISQSAVSHAVAALERAVGCRVLVRQGRPRPTAFGERILGHARTAVSATDSITELAARRDGLPTGTLRLAAPPTVCQGLLPELLTGWRHDYPQLAVHVLEGEDDEVADWLAGAAVDVAVLVDPPGGEGVRIGSDVFQALLPHDHPLAGQDVIDVTDLDDDPFLLSCGGCERHLREVYRLGRAQLNPAHRIREMGTLLAMVAAGMGVTVVPGLAAAMLDPRLVLVPLRQRVTRELVLTGPPGRPWHPAVTALVEAVAERSRAQARSGG